In Chitinophagaceae bacterium, the genomic window TTGCCATTGTTGCGGAACAACATGGTTTGTATCCCTTTGGGAGAATAACTCAACTTTAACGTTGCTGTTCTGTCGGAAATTCCTTTACCCGAAAATGCCCTTATTTGAGGGAAACGGGCCTGTAATGCAGGGTCAAAGTTAGAAGATTCCACTATTTCAAAGTCTTCAAATCCGCCATCGGCATTAGGGAGGGAAATAACCGTAGTATGACTAACCGAGTTATCTACTACTTTATATAATTGTTGCTTTATTGAAGCTAAATCCAAATGGTATAATTTGAATTCTGTAGGGAATGTGAGCCTCGCAACTGCTTTGTTTTTTATAATGGCACTGCGGTTTTCTAAATTGGCAGTCCAGTATTTTCCGGTTTGTGAAAAACCGAAAGCAACAAACAAAGCAAATGAAAATGAAAGGAGTAAAGCTTTTTTCATGCAATTAAGTTTTGAATAAATGTTATTTGGGCTGTAAATATAGGAAATTAAATAACACATAAAATTTTCAACCAACGCCTTATTTTTTTGAAAATTAATTGCCTTTTATATTTTTTTCATCAGCTTTTACGCCAGTGTGTTTCACTTTTATTTATTAAGAAACCCATTGATAAATATTTTATTTAAAAAATTGAAATTATCCTTTAAAATATAAATTATAAAATATTTAAATTTATAAATAACTAAATTTCTTTACTAATTTATAATTTGCATTAAAAAAAATTAGGCCTCAAAGAATTAATTTTAATTTTTAGTGGATGCAGAAAACATAATAACAAATTGGCTGGCAGCAAAAAACAGGAAAGCATTTGCTTACCAGCAGCAAACCTGGCAACGTATAATCAAAGGTCAATCGGGCCTGGTAAATGCACCTACAGGATATGGTAAAACCTATGCCGTTTTTTTAGGCGCTATAATCCAATACATTAATAACCATCCCAAAAATTATAAAACGCATCAAAACCAGGGGCTCCATTTACTATGGATAACGCCATTGCGTGCCTTAGCCAAAGATTTGGCCCGTGCAATGCAAGAAGTACTTGATGCATTACAAATACCCTGGAAGGTGGGAATAAGAAATGGCGATACCTCCATTAAAGAAAGGCAGCAGCAAAAGCGCAGTATGCCTCAGGTGCTGTTAATAACACCAGAAAGCCTGCATTTGCTCCTTGCATCAAAAGATCATAAACAAATATTTTGCACACTTAAAATAATTGCAGTTGATGAATGGCATGAATTACTGGGGAGCAAAAGAGGCGTACAAACTGAGCTGGCTCTATCTTACATTGTTCATCATCAAAAAAAAGAAAAATTAAATCCCCCTTGTATTTGGGGCATTTCGGCAACCATAGGAAACCTGCAACAAGCGAAGGAAGTACTTATGGCTCCGTTAGCATTAAAAGAAAATGAAACTTTTATTGTAAGAGCTACAATTAAGAAGAAAATCAACCTGGAATCTATTTTACCAAAGCAGGTAGAAACCTATCCCTGGGCCGGGCACCTTGGTTTAAAGCTTGCACCATCTGTTTTACCTATTTTAGAAAAAAGCAAAACCACATTAATTTTTATCAACACCAGGGGAATGAGTGAAGTATGGTACCAGCACCTGCTTACTTTAAATCCTGAACTTTCCGGGGTGCTGGCTTTGCATCATGGAAGCATAGAGCAGCAATTAAGGTTTTGGGTAGAAGATGCCTTGCATGCTGGCACATTAAAAGCTGTAGTAAGCACATCGAGCCTGGATTTAGGTGTAGATTTTAGGCCGGTGGAAATGGTAATACAGGTTGGCTCCCCCAAAGGTGTTGCCCGCTTTTTGCAAAGGGCGGGCCGCAGTGGCCATGCACCGGGTGCAGAAAGCAAAGCCTATTTTTTACCCACACATTCAATGGAATTACTGGAGGCTGCTGCATTAAATGAAGCTATTGAAAAACAAATTGTAGAAAGCAGGAACCCGCTATTATTATGCTATGATGTGTTGCTGCAATTCTTATGCACAATTGCTACGGGTGATGGTTTTTTTGCCGCTGATATGCTGGCCATCGCAAAAAAAACTTTTTGCTTTACCTATTTAACCGATGAAGAATGGAAGCAGCTTTTACATTTTATTACCCAGGGTGGAAAAGCGCTTGCGCAATACGATGATTTTAAAAAAGTGGAAATCATAAATGGGCTCTATACCATTACCAACCGCAAAATAGCCATGCGCCACAGGTTGCATATTGGTACTATAGTAAGCGATGCCATGCTTAATGTAAAATTTTTAAGCGGCGGTTTTGCAGGCATCATTGAAGAATGGTTTATCAGCAGGCTCAGGCCCGGTGATGTATTTACGCTGGCCGGGCAAAAACTGGAATTTATAATGCTAAAGGAAATGACAGCAATAGTAAGGAGGAGCAATGCATTAAAATATATAACACCCAGTTGGAGTGGCGGCAGAATGGCACTAAGTGCCAACCTCGGCTACCTGCTTAGAAAAAAATTAAATGACGCCGCAGAAAAAAAATTTGACATACACGACAAAGAATTAAAAGCGCTGGAACCACTCATTCAATTACAAAAAAAATTATCTGCCGTGCCGCAGCAAAATGAATTATTGATAGAACTGATTGATACCAAAGACGGCCATCATTTATTTGTTTACCCTTTTGAAGGCAGGCTGGTGCATGAAGCCATGGCAGCGCTCTTAGCTTTCAGGCTTTCAAAAATAAAACCCATAAGTTTTTCTATTGCCATGAATGATTATGGTTTTGAATTACTTAGCGACCAGCCAATACCTATAAATGATACCAATGTATTTGAACTATTTACTGAAGAAAATTTACTTAACGATATAAACCAAAGCATCAACAGTACAGAAATGGCCCGGCGGAAATTCAGGGATATAGCGGTGATTGGCGGATTGGTTTTTCAGGGGATGCCCGGCGAAAAAACCCGGCAAAGGCACTTGCAATCAACGGCATCTTTGCTCTTTAATGTTTTTGAAGAATATGATGAAGGAAATTTATTGATTAGGCAGGCTTACCGGGAAGTAATAGAGCAGCAAATGGATGAAGCAAGGCTTAGAGATATGCTGTGCAGGATTTCAAAAGGAAAAATAATTATTACAGCGCCCAACCAGTTAACGCCATTTTGTTTCCCTATTAAAGTGGACAGCATGAGGGAAAATATCAGCTCGGAAAAACTGGAAGACAGGATAAAAAAAATGCAGGATGGATTAAAAAAATAAAAAATTTTTACCCGTATCAATACAGCATCCGCACTTTAATGGTTTCTTTTATACTTTTCAATAGGTGAATGGCGGTATTGCTTAGTGTATTTTCCACGTCTAATACCACATAACCTATGGCATCATTTGTTTTAAGATATTGTCCCACAATATTGATTTTGTTTTTACTAAGCAAGGTATTGATCTGGCTTAATACACCGGGTACATTTTTATGGATATGCAAAATGCGGTGGGCGCCTTCCTGTGCCGGCAATGCCAGTGGCGGTATAGTATGCGAACCGGTTGATGTGCCTTTTTCCAGGTAATTAAAGAGTTTGATACTTACATCTTCTCCAATGTTGTGCTGCGCTTCAACCGTACTGCCGCCTATGTGCGGTGTAAGGATTACATTGGGTACCTGCTGCAATATGCATGAAAATTTATCGCCGTTTTTTTCCGGCTCTTTAGGAAAAACATCAATAGCCGCACCGCCAATATACCCGTTAAGCAAAAACTTTTTCAATGCTGTTAAATCCACTACTTCTCCCCTTGCATAATTTATGAGCACGGCGCCTTTTTTAAAAAAGGGTAAATTATTTTTATTGATGAGGTTTTTTGTTGAGGTTAATTCGGGCACATGCAGCGTTACCACATCAGATTGCTGGAGCAACTCTTTTAAACTTTTAATGCCCGATGCATTACCCAGGGGCAGCTTGGTTTCTACATCATAAAAAACCACTTTCATACCCAGCGCTTCGGCCATTACACTCACCTGGCTACCAATATTTCCATAACCTACAATACCCAGGGTTTTGCCACGCAACTCATGGCTGCCGCTTGCATCTTTTTGCCAGCTACCTTCATGCGCTGCTTTATTTTTATCTATTATTTTTCTTACCAGCATTATTGCAGTGCCCATAACCAACTCGGCTACGCTACGGGTATTGCTGTAAGGCGCATTAAAAACCGCCACCCCATTATTTGTGGCTTCTTTTAAATTTACCTGGTTTACACCAATGCAAAAACAACCTACCGCCTGTAATTTTTTAGCCGCAAATAATACATCTGCATCAATTGCCGTTTTACTCCTTATGCCTAAAATGTGTACCTCTTTAATGGCTTTAATTAATTCTGCTTTGCTGATTGCACCATTCATTTTACACACATTGGCATAACCGCTTTTATGAAAATATTGTACAGCAACATCGCTGATATTTTCCAGGAAGAGAATATTAATTTTTTCTTTGGGGTAACTCGTTGCCTTTTTATCGCTCATACTGTGAAATTAGTAGTATTTTGCACAAAGATATCCTATAGCCCGATATCATTATTTATAACCTGTTATTCATGAAAAACTATTTGCGATTAACCCAACTTGCCAGGTATGTATTGTTTATATGCTTAGTATTGTTATCTGCCTGCCAGTCCACATCCAGGCCAAAAAATTTATCGGGCAATACTTCAGTAACTGACAGCCTTTTGGCTTTACCCAAATACAATTTATCAGCACCTGGCAAAATGCCCCAGGCAGAAATGCAAAAAATTAAAACAGCCTGTGAACAATGGTATGACAAATCCCTTTCCGGAACGGTTTTTAACGGCGCTGTACTCGTAGCACAAAAAGGGAATATTTTATTTGAAAAATACAAAGGAACACTGCATTTAGAGGGTAATGATAACATTACGGCTTCATCCATATTTCATATTGCTTCGGTTTCAAAAACGTTTACGGCAATGGCAATATTAAAGCTTTGCCAGCAAGGAAAAATACTACTCGATGAAGAACTATCACATTATTTTCCCGGGTTCAATTATCCGGGAGTTACGGTGCGTTGCCTGCTGAGCCACAGGAGTGGCTTGCCCAACTATGTTTATTTTTTTGAAAAATTGGGATGGCCGCAAAACCAATTTGCAAGCAACCAGGATGTATTGGATTATTTGATTAACAGGAAACAGGAACTTACCGATATTTCTCCTGCCTGCATCCGTTTTTCATATTGCAATACCAATTATGCATTGCTTGCGTTGTTAATTGAAAAGGTAACGGGAATAACGTATCCACGATATCTGAAACAAAACTTTTTCGATCCGCTTGAAATGAACAATACATTTGTGCTTACTGTAAAAGAACCTACAAAAGCCACACCCAGTTACGACTGGAGGGGAACTGAAATACCATTAAATTACCTTGATTTTGTTTATGGCGATAAAAATATCTTCAGCACTGCCCGGGATTTATTGAAATGGGACAGGTTTTTAAGTTCGGGATTACTATTTACCAAAGAAACCCTGCAGGAAGCTTATACGCCATACAGCCATGAACACCCCGGAATTAAAAATTATGGCCTGGGCTGGCGTATGAATTTGTATGACAATGGTA contains:
- the serA gene encoding phosphoglycerate dehydrogenase, encoding MSDKKATSYPKEKINILFLENISDVAVQYFHKSGYANVCKMNGAISKAELIKAIKEVHILGIRSKTAIDADVLFAAKKLQAVGCFCIGVNQVNLKEATNNGVAVFNAPYSNTRSVAELVMGTAIMLVRKIIDKNKAAHEGSWQKDASGSHELRGKTLGIVGYGNIGSQVSVMAEALGMKVVFYDVETKLPLGNASGIKSLKELLQQSDVVTLHVPELTSTKNLINKNNLPFFKKGAVLINYARGEVVDLTALKKFLLNGYIGGAAIDVFPKEPEKNGDKFSCILQQVPNVILTPHIGGSTVEAQHNIGEDVSIKLFNYLEKGTSTGSHTIPPLALPAQEGAHRILHIHKNVPGVLSQINTLLSKNKINIVGQYLKTNDAIGYVVLDVENTLSNTAIHLLKSIKETIKVRMLY
- a CDS encoding ligase-associated DNA damage response DEXH box helicase; its protein translation is MAAKNRKAFAYQQQTWQRIIKGQSGLVNAPTGYGKTYAVFLGAIIQYINNHPKNYKTHQNQGLHLLWITPLRALAKDLARAMQEVLDALQIPWKVGIRNGDTSIKERQQQKRSMPQVLLITPESLHLLLASKDHKQIFCTLKIIAVDEWHELLGSKRGVQTELALSYIVHHQKKEKLNPPCIWGISATIGNLQQAKEVLMAPLALKENETFIVRATIKKKINLESILPKQVETYPWAGHLGLKLAPSVLPILEKSKTTLIFINTRGMSEVWYQHLLTLNPELSGVLALHHGSIEQQLRFWVEDALHAGTLKAVVSTSSLDLGVDFRPVEMVIQVGSPKGVARFLQRAGRSGHAPGAESKAYFLPTHSMELLEAAALNEAIEKQIVESRNPLLLCYDVLLQFLCTIATGDGFFAADMLAIAKKTFCFTYLTDEEWKQLLHFITQGGKALAQYDDFKKVEIINGLYTITNRKIAMRHRLHIGTIVSDAMLNVKFLSGGFAGIIEEWFISRLRPGDVFTLAGQKLEFIMLKEMTAIVRRSNALKYITPSWSGGRMALSANLGYLLRKKLNDAAEKKFDIHDKELKALEPLIQLQKKLSAVPQQNELLIELIDTKDGHHLFVYPFEGRLVHEAMAALLAFRLSKIKPISFSIAMNDYGFELLSDQPIPINDTNVFELFTEENLLNDINQSINSTEMARRKFRDIAVIGGLVFQGMPGEKTRQRHLQSTASLLFNVFEEYDEGNLLIRQAYREVIEQQMDEARLRDMLCRISKGKIIITAPNQLTPFCFPIKVDSMRENISSEKLEDRIKKMQDGLKK
- a CDS encoding beta-lactamase family protein, producing MKNYLRLTQLARYVLFICLVLLSACQSTSRPKNLSGNTSVTDSLLALPKYNLSAPGKMPQAEMQKIKTACEQWYDKSLSGTVFNGAVLVAQKGNILFEKYKGTLHLEGNDNITASSIFHIASVSKTFTAMAILKLCQQGKILLDEELSHYFPGFNYPGVTVRCLLSHRSGLPNYVYFFEKLGWPQNQFASNQDVLDYLINRKQELTDISPACIRFSYCNTNYALLALLIEKVTGITYPRYLKQNFFDPLEMNNTFVLTVKEPTKATPSYDWRGTEIPLNYLDFVYGDKNIFSTARDLLKWDRFLSSGLLFTKETLQEAYTPYSHEHPGIKNYGLGWRMNLYDNGKKIIFHNGWWHGNNSAFIRLLDEDVTIIALNNRFTRATYHVNQLANIFSDYFIPVEEETDASTQDSMLQYKTDSNSVHKKRDSIISGKSQHEKKSK